A section of the Agarivorans litoreus genome encodes:
- the trpCF gene encoding bifunctional indole-3-glycerol-phosphate synthase TrpC/phosphoribosylanthranilate isomerase TrpF, with protein sequence MSQAETKQATILDKIVADKEIWLAERMQSQTLASFIDQVKPTDRSFYDALSGSPAKFILECKKASPSKGLIRPEFDLDLIAGVYKNYAAAISVLTDTKYFQGEFDYVTQVREQVEQPVLCKDFFIDEYQIYLARYHKADAILLMLSVLDDNEYRLLAEVAHKLNMGVLTEVSNQQELERAIDLNAKVIGINNRNLRDLSITLDRTPELAKQIPEDRIIISESGIYQHQQVRELAKYANGFLVGSSLMSQDDVDMACRKLILGENKVCGLTREQDVKAVYQAGAVYGGLIFAKKSPRCVNLAQAEKLSQAAPLNFVGVFVNSSVEEVASIANQLKLHAVQLHGDEDEQFIEQLKEKLNNSQVWKALGVSEALPEAPSNADKILFDSKVAGQCGGTGQTFDWQLLGEHSHGAMLAGGISPSNIQDALAYAAAGLDLNSGVEQAPGVKDPAKINAAFEQIRQY encoded by the coding sequence GTGAGCCAAGCAGAAACAAAACAAGCCACCATTCTAGATAAAATTGTGGCTGACAAAGAAATTTGGTTAGCAGAGCGTATGCAAAGCCAAACACTAGCAAGCTTTATAGATCAGGTTAAGCCCACAGATCGCAGTTTTTATGATGCGCTATCAGGCTCACCCGCTAAGTTTATTCTTGAGTGTAAAAAGGCTTCACCTTCCAAAGGTTTGATTCGCCCGGAGTTCGACTTAGACCTAATTGCTGGCGTATATAAAAACTATGCTGCAGCCATTTCGGTGCTTACTGATACCAAATACTTTCAAGGTGAGTTTGACTATGTAACTCAGGTTAGAGAGCAAGTTGAGCAACCTGTGTTATGTAAAGACTTCTTCATTGACGAGTACCAAATCTATCTAGCCCGTTATCACAAAGCTGATGCCATCTTGCTGATGTTATCGGTTCTCGATGACAACGAGTATCGCTTGCTAGCTGAAGTAGCCCACAAGCTAAATATGGGCGTACTGACTGAAGTGAGTAACCAACAAGAGCTTGAGCGCGCCATTGATCTAAATGCCAAAGTCATCGGTATTAACAACCGCAACTTACGTGACTTGTCGATTACCTTAGACAGAACTCCAGAGCTGGCCAAACAAATCCCTGAAGATCGCATCATCATTTCTGAATCAGGCATTTATCAGCACCAACAAGTGCGTGAGCTAGCCAAATACGCCAACGGCTTTTTGGTAGGTAGCTCGCTAATGAGCCAAGATGATGTAGACATGGCTTGTCGTAAACTCATACTTGGTGAAAACAAAGTATGCGGCTTAACACGCGAGCAAGATGTTAAAGCGGTTTATCAAGCGGGCGCAGTATACGGCGGATTAATTTTCGCAAAAAAATCGCCGCGTTGCGTAAACCTAGCGCAAGCAGAAAAACTCAGCCAAGCGGCACCACTTAATTTTGTGGGTGTATTTGTAAATAGCTCAGTCGAAGAAGTGGCAAGTATTGCCAATCAGCTTAAACTTCATGCTGTACAATTGCATGGTGATGAAGACGAGCAGTTTATCGAACAGCTAAAAGAAAAACTTAACAACAGCCAAGTTTGGAAAGCGCTTGGCGTGAGTGAAGCATTACCAGAAGCGCCTAGCAACGCAGACAAAATATTATTTGATAGCAAAGTCGCTGGCCAATGCGGCGGTACAGGCCAAACCTTCGATTGGCAACTATTAGGTGAGCACAGTCATGGTGCGATGCTAGCAGGCGGCATAAGCCCAAGTAACATTCAAGATGCCCTCGCCTACGCCGCTGCAGGCTTAGATTTAAACTCCGGTGTAGAACAAGCGCCAGGGGTAAAAGACCCAGCAAAAATTAATGCTGCGTTTGAACAGATTAGACAGTACTAG
- the trpB gene encoding tryptophan synthase subunit beta, which translates to MSKLNSYFGEFGGQFVPQILVPALDQLEQAFIDAQEDPSFIEEFNGLLSEYAGRPTPLTLCRNLTAGTKTKIYLKREDLLHGGAHKTNQVLGQALLAKRMGKKEIIAETGAGQHGVATALACALLGLKCRVYMGAIDCERQKPNVFRMKLMGAEVIPVHSGSSTLKDACNEALRDWAASYDSAHYLLGTAAGPHPFPTIVREFQKMIGEEAKQQILETEGRLPDAVIACVGGGSNAIGMFADFIKEEDVKLIGVEPAGKGIDTDQHGAPLKHGRKGMFFGMHSLLMQDQNGQIEESYSISAGLDFPSVGPQHAYLNSIGRADYESATDEEALDAFQTLAESEGIIPALESAHALAYALKLAKQDKDKEQILLVNLSGRGDKDIFTVAEIFEQRGSL; encoded by the coding sequence ATGAGTAAATTAAATTCATATTTCGGCGAGTTTGGCGGGCAGTTTGTACCACAAATTTTAGTGCCGGCGCTCGACCAGCTAGAACAAGCCTTTATAGACGCCCAAGAAGACCCTAGCTTTATTGAAGAGTTCAACGGGCTATTAAGCGAATATGCAGGCAGACCAACACCTCTAACCTTGTGCCGTAACTTAACTGCGGGGACTAAAACCAAAATTTACCTAAAGCGTGAAGACTTATTACATGGTGGTGCACACAAAACCAACCAAGTGTTAGGCCAAGCCCTATTAGCTAAACGTATGGGTAAGAAAGAAATTATTGCTGAAACCGGTGCTGGTCAACATGGCGTAGCTACCGCCTTAGCGTGTGCATTACTTGGTCTAAAGTGCCGTGTTTACATGGGCGCAATTGACTGTGAACGCCAAAAGCCTAATGTTTTCAGAATGAAGCTAATGGGTGCAGAAGTGATCCCTGTGCACAGCGGCTCTTCTACTCTAAAAGATGCGTGTAACGAAGCCTTACGCGACTGGGCAGCCAGTTACGACAGCGCTCACTACTTATTAGGTACAGCAGCAGGCCCTCACCCATTCCCAACCATTGTTCGTGAATTCCAGAAAATGATTGGTGAAGAAGCCAAACAGCAGATTCTTGAGACCGAAGGTCGCTTGCCTGATGCGGTAATCGCCTGTGTTGGCGGTGGCTCTAACGCAATCGGCATGTTTGCTGACTTCATCAAAGAAGAAGATGTAAAACTAATTGGCGTAGAACCTGCCGGTAAAGGTATTGATACCGACCAACATGGCGCTCCACTTAAACATGGCCGCAAAGGCATGTTCTTTGGTATGCATTCGTTATTGATGCAAGACCAAAATGGTCAAATTGAAGAGTCTTATTCAATTTCAGCGGGTTTAGATTTTCCATCAGTAGGTCCGCAGCATGCATATTTGAATTCAATCGGCAGAGCAGATTATGAATCAGCTACCGATGAGGAAGCCTTGGACGCATTCCAAACTCTAGCTGAGAGTGAAGGAATTATTCCCGCTCTAGAATCTGCTCACGCGCTGGCTTACGCGCTAAAACTCGCTAAGCAAGATAAAGACAAAGAACAGATATTGTTGGTAAACCTATCGGGGCGTGGCGACAAAGACATCTTTACTGTAGCCGAAATATTCGAACAAAGAGGAAGCTTATAA
- the trpA gene encoding tryptophan synthase subunit alpha: MTQRYANLFERLTSEKQGAFVPFVTLGDPDLEQSLAIVDALVEGGADALELGIPFSDPVADGPTIQGANVRALAAGVTPPKCLEMLSVIREKHPEVPIGLLLYANLVYSTGIDSFYQKLAAVGVDSVLVADVPIRESAPFREAADKHGLQSIFIAPPNADEATLAKVAEYGQGYTYLVSRAGVTGTETKAGAPVGELLNKLKQHNAPPALLGFGIATPQQVKETIEAGAAGAISGSAVVKIIENNLDDKAKMLVTLKQFASDMKAATV; encoded by the coding sequence ATGACGCAACGTTACGCTAATCTATTTGAACGTCTAACGAGCGAAAAACAAGGCGCTTTTGTTCCCTTTGTAACACTTGGCGATCCCGATTTAGAGCAATCCCTAGCAATTGTTGATGCCTTAGTTGAAGGTGGTGCAGATGCTTTAGAGTTGGGTATACCCTTCTCTGATCCAGTCGCTGATGGTCCAACTATTCAAGGAGCTAACGTTCGCGCATTAGCTGCAGGTGTTACCCCTCCTAAATGTTTAGAAATGCTAAGTGTTATTCGTGAAAAACATCCAGAGGTACCTATTGGTCTGCTGTTATACGCTAACCTCGTATATTCAACCGGTATTGATTCTTTCTACCAAAAACTGGCAGCTGTAGGCGTAGACTCGGTGTTGGTTGCAGATGTGCCTATTCGTGAGTCAGCGCCTTTTAGAGAGGCGGCTGATAAACATGGCTTGCAAAGCATCTTTATTGCGCCACCAAACGCCGATGAAGCTACATTGGCTAAAGTTGCTGAGTATGGACAAGGTTACACTTACCTTGTTAGCCGAGCAGGCGTAACCGGTACAGAAACCAAAGCAGGCGCGCCAGTGGGAGAGTTGTTAAATAAACTTAAGCAACATAATGCGCCGCCAGCCTTACTGGGGTTTGGCATAGCTACTCCTCAGCAGGTTAAAGAAACCATTGAAGCTGGCGCGGCTGGTGCTATATCGGGCTCAGCCGTAGTTAAGATCATCGAAAACAACCTTGATGACAAAGCGAAAATGCTTGTAACACTCAAGCAATTTGCCAGTGACATGAAAGCGGCTACCGTTTAG
- a CDS encoding septation protein A, with the protein MKQFFEFIPLIIFFAVYKMQDIYAATLALIISTAVLLAISYFKNKKVEKMHLISFVLILVFGGLTLILRDDDFIKWKPTVINWIFGLVLLVSQFAFGSPLIKKMLGKEMTLPDAVWSKVNVSWALFFIACGTLNLYIAFSFSEEFWVNFKVFGLLGLTLVFTVGTVVYLYKHLPKEQKESLTEKKD; encoded by the coding sequence ATGAAACAATTTTTCGAGTTTATCCCTTTAATTATATTTTTCGCTGTATACAAAATGCAGGATATCTACGCAGCAACTCTTGCATTAATTATTTCTACAGCGGTTCTATTAGCTATTTCCTACTTCAAAAACAAAAAAGTTGAGAAAATGCATCTCATCTCTTTTGTTCTTATATTGGTTTTTGGTGGCTTAACCCTAATCCTACGCGATGACGATTTCATTAAGTGGAAACCTACCGTTATTAATTGGATCTTTGGTTTAGTGCTGTTAGTGAGTCAGTTTGCATTTGGCAGCCCGCTAATCAAAAAAATGCTAGGCAAAGAAATGACTTTACCCGATGCTGTTTGGTCAAAAGTGAATGTCTCATGGGCACTTTTTTTCATCGCTTGCGGAACACTAAACCTCTATATCGCATTCAGTTTCTCAGAAGAATTTTGGGTTAATTTTAAGGTGTTTGGCCTACTCGGCTTAACCTTGGTATTTACAGTAGGCACTGTCGTTTACTTATACAAACACTTGCCTAAAGAACAAAAAGAATCACTCACAGAGAAAAAGGATTAA
- a CDS encoding YciI family protein, with translation MWYVIYAEDVANSLDKRKQARPAHLERLNALLDEGRLLVAGPMPAIDAEDPAEAGFTGSTVIAEFASLEDAKAWADADPYVAAGVYAKISVKPFKKVLP, from the coding sequence ATGTGGTATGTAATCTATGCAGAAGATGTGGCTAATAGTTTAGATAAACGCAAACAAGCGCGACCTGCACACTTAGAGCGTTTAAACGCCTTGCTCGATGAAGGGCGATTATTGGTTGCCGGCCCAATGCCCGCGATTGACGCTGAAGACCCAGCCGAAGCAGGCTTCACTGGCTCTACAGTAATAGCAGAGTTTGCAAGCTTAGAAGATGCAAAAGCCTGGGCAGATGCAGACCCTTACGTGGCTGCAGGCGTTTACGCAAAGATAAGTGTAAAGCCCTTCAAAAAAGTACTTCCTTGA
- a CDS encoding ComEA family DNA-binding protein, with protein MKLLQLALVLVFSFINIQSALANENLTLINLNTASAEQLDSLKGVGESKSTAIIQYRQQHGNFKNIEQIVLVPGIGEKIYLDNKDRIYVD; from the coding sequence ATGAAATTACTTCAGCTGGCACTAGTGCTTGTATTTAGTTTCATCAACATACAATCAGCCTTAGCTAATGAAAATTTAACACTAATCAACTTAAATACTGCCAGCGCAGAACAACTAGATTCTTTAAAAGGCGTCGGTGAGTCGAAATCAACAGCAATTATTCAGTACCGCCAGCAACACGGTAACTTCAAGAACATTGAACAAATTGTGCTAGTGCCAGGCATTGGTGAAAAGATTTATCTCGATAACAAAGATCGAATCTACGTGGATTAA
- the galU gene encoding UTP--glucose-1-phosphate uridylyltransferase GalU translates to MTQQVRKAVLPVAGLGTRMLPATKAIPKEMLPIVDKPLIQYVVQEAISAGLKEIILVTHSSKNSIENHFDTSFELEATLEKRVKRQLLNEVRSICPKDVTIMHVRQGVAKGLGHAILCAHPLIGDEPFAVLLPDVVLDDSTSDLRTENLADMVVKFNQTGSSQVMVEAVAQEDVSKFGIVDINGSELKPGNSADMVGSVEKPAVEDAPSNLAVVGRYVLSAKIWKELARTPPGAGDEIQLTDAIASLMKKETTQAYYMVGKSHDCGSKFGYMKAIVEFGLRHPELRDRFKKYLSELEL, encoded by the coding sequence ATGACCCAACAAGTACGAAAAGCTGTACTACCGGTAGCAGGATTAGGAACAAGAATGCTACCAGCAACTAAAGCCATCCCTAAAGAGATGTTGCCTATTGTCGATAAGCCGCTGATTCAATATGTTGTTCAAGAAGCAATATCAGCGGGCCTTAAAGAGATCATTTTAGTAACCCACTCTAGTAAGAACTCAATAGAAAACCATTTTGATACTAGCTTCGAGCTTGAAGCTACTTTAGAGAAACGGGTAAAACGTCAGCTGCTAAATGAAGTACGTTCAATTTGCCCCAAAGACGTTACCATCATGCATGTACGACAAGGCGTTGCAAAAGGTCTAGGACACGCAATTCTATGTGCTCACCCACTTATTGGCGACGAACCTTTTGCCGTGCTTCTTCCAGATGTAGTGCTGGATGACTCAACCTCAGACCTTCGCACTGAAAATTTGGCAGACATGGTGGTGAAGTTTAACCAAACAGGCTCTAGTCAAGTAATGGTTGAAGCAGTAGCGCAGGAAGATGTTAGCAAGTTTGGTATTGTAGACATCAACGGCAGCGAGCTTAAACCCGGAAATTCTGCAGACATGGTAGGTTCTGTAGAAAAACCCGCTGTTGAGGATGCTCCTTCTAATCTTGCTGTTGTGGGTCGTTATGTATTATCAGCCAAAATCTGGAAAGAGCTCGCAAGAACCCCTCCTGGGGCTGGAGATGAAATTCAATTAACAGATGCCATCGCTAGTTTAATGAAGAAAGAAACTACTCAGGCTTACTACATGGTTGGTAAAAGCCATGACTGCGGTAGTAAATTTGGCTATATGAAAGCCATCGTCGAATTTGGCTTACGCCATCCAGAGCTTAGGGACCGTTTCAAGAAATACCTTTCAGAACTAGAGCTTTAA